A section of the Ornithinimicrobium sufpigmenti genome encodes:
- the tyrS gene encoding tyrosine--tRNA ligase, with amino-acid sequence MSNILDELQWRGLVAQTTDLDALRAALNEGPITLYCGFDPTAPSLHFGNLVQLIVLRHFQRAGHRVLALVGGSTGLIGDPRPTSERVLKTPELTAEYVERIQRQVAPFLDFEGENPARMVNNLDWTAPMSALDFLRDIGKHFRVNQMIKKEAIAARLESQEGISYTEFSYQLLQGMDFLHLYREHGCTLQTGGQDQWGNLTAGVDLIHRTEGCTAHVLTTPLVTDENGEKYGKSAGNAVWLAADMTSPYAFYQYWINVADSETGKLLRIFTDRSREEIAELERSAVERPHLREAQRTLAADVTSLVHGSGATAQVETASQVLFGKGDPAQLDAGTLRDATGELPGAEIAPGTPLVEAMVLVGLAESRGAARRLLGDGGVSVNNAKVQDAERTLQPEDFLHGQVALLRRGRKSLAAARNTR; translated from the coding sequence GTGAGCAACATCCTGGACGAGCTGCAGTGGCGCGGACTGGTGGCCCAGACCACCGACCTGGACGCCCTGCGCGCGGCGCTCAACGAGGGACCGATCACCCTGTACTGCGGTTTCGACCCGACGGCCCCGTCGCTGCACTTCGGCAACCTGGTGCAGCTGATCGTGCTGCGCCACTTCCAGCGGGCCGGGCACCGGGTGCTGGCGCTTGTGGGGGGCTCGACCGGCTTGATCGGCGACCCCAGGCCCACGTCGGAACGGGTGCTCAAGACACCGGAGCTCACGGCCGAGTACGTGGAGCGGATCCAGCGGCAGGTCGCGCCCTTCCTCGACTTCGAGGGGGAGAACCCCGCCCGCATGGTCAACAACCTGGACTGGACCGCCCCGATGAGCGCGTTGGACTTCCTGCGCGACATCGGCAAGCACTTCCGGGTGAACCAGATGATCAAGAAGGAGGCCATCGCGGCCCGGCTGGAGAGCCAGGAGGGCATCTCGTACACCGAGTTCAGCTACCAGCTGCTGCAGGGCATGGACTTCCTCCACCTCTACCGCGAGCACGGCTGCACCCTGCAGACCGGCGGGCAGGACCAGTGGGGCAACCTCACCGCCGGCGTGGACCTGATCCACCGGACGGAGGGCTGCACGGCACACGTGCTGACCACCCCGCTGGTCACCGACGAGAACGGCGAGAAGTACGGCAAGTCCGCCGGCAACGCCGTCTGGCTGGCTGCCGACATGACGAGCCCCTACGCGTTCTACCAGTACTGGATCAACGTGGCGGACTCCGAGACGGGCAAGCTGCTACGCATCTTCACCGACCGAAGCCGGGAGGAGATCGCCGAGCTCGAGCGGTCCGCGGTCGAACGCCCGCACCTGCGGGAGGCGCAACGGACCCTCGCGGCCGACGTGACCTCCCTCGTCCACGGCTCCGGCGCGACCGCGCAGGTGGAGACGGCCAGTCAGGTGCTCTTCGGCAAGGGGGACCCGGCTCAGCTCGACGCCGGCACCTTGCGCGACGCGACGGGGGAGCTCCCCGGGGCAGAGATCGCACCGGGGACCCCGCTGGTCGAGGCGATGGTGCTCGTCGGCCTGGCCGAGAGCAGAGGGGCAGCGCGTCGTCTCCTCGGCGACGGGGGCGTCAGCGTGAACAACGCAAAGGTGCAGGATGCCGAGCGCACCCTGCAGCCGGAGGACTTCCTGCACGGCCAGGTAGCCCTGCTGCGGCGCGGGCGCAAGAGCCTCGCGGCGGCTCGAAACACCCGCTGA
- a CDS encoding DNA-3-methyladenine glycosylase: protein MGMPIDRALLARPVLEVAPDLLGALLSHDGVTLRLTEVEAYAGPLDPGSHAYRGPTPRTQVMFGPPGHLYVYRSYGVHWCVNVVTGEDGTASAVLLRAAEVVEGLDLARERRQVGVATEVVDRDLARGPGRLTKALGLDAAHDGLDLFGPGAEVRLRPGPGPVGAVRTGPRVGVSGEGGDGTRFPWRFWLEDEPTVSVYRPGTRRLGRAARTGRHTSDPGKDPR from the coding sequence ATGGGTATGCCGATCGACCGCGCCCTCCTCGCCCGTCCTGTTCTCGAGGTCGCACCCGACCTGCTCGGTGCGTTGCTGTCCCACGACGGCGTCACGCTGCGGCTGACCGAGGTGGAGGCCTATGCCGGGCCGCTGGACCCGGGTTCGCACGCCTACCGCGGGCCGACCCCGCGGACCCAGGTCATGTTCGGCCCTCCCGGCCACCTCTACGTCTACCGCTCCTATGGCGTCCACTGGTGCGTGAACGTCGTCACCGGGGAGGACGGCACGGCGTCCGCGGTGCTGCTGCGGGCGGCCGAGGTGGTGGAGGGGCTGGACCTGGCGCGCGAACGTCGGCAGGTCGGGGTGGCTACCGAGGTCGTGGACCGCGATCTGGCTCGCGGACCGGGACGGCTCACCAAGGCGTTGGGCCTGGACGCCGCGCACGACGGGCTCGACCTGTTCGGTCCGGGCGCGGAGGTGCGCCTGCGCCCGGGGCCCGGCCCGGTCGGTGCGGTCCGGACGGGACCCCGCGTCGGGGTGAGCGGTGAGGGCGGCGACGGCACGCGTTTCCCCTGGCGCTTCTGGCTGGAGGATGAGCCCACGGTCTCGGTCTACCGCCCAGGGACCCGTAGGCTGGGCCGGGCCGCCCGGACCGGACGGCATACCTCGGACCCTGGGAAGGACCCTCGGTGA
- the argH gene encoding argininosuccinate lyase, whose protein sequence is MTVSLWGGRFAGGPSDALAALSKSTHFDWRLAHYDLAGSRAHARVLHKAGLLSDDDLETMLRGLRELAEDVTSGAFAPAEDDEDVHTALERGLIERVGPEVGGRLRAGRSRNDQIAAQFRMYLRDQARLLGAKVLDVVHALVDQAAEHAEVAMPGRTHLQHAQPVLLAHHLQAHGWALLRDVERLIDWDRRAAVSPYGSGALAGSSLGLDPESVAHDLGMPRSVENSIDGTASRDFAAEFAFVAAMTAVDISRLAEEVILWATAEFAFVTLDDAYSTGSSIMPQKKNPDVAELARGKAGRLIGDLTGLLATLKGLPLAYNRDLQEDKEPVFDAIDTLEVLLPAVSGMVATLTFHRERMESLAPQGFSLATDVAEWLVREGVAFRDAHEIAGACVRHCEGQGIGLEDLTDEDLARISDHLTPDVRSVLTVRGSLVSRNAHGGTAPARVGEQRAHLLKQVARARHWVQEMPLVRD, encoded by the coding sequence ATGACTGTAAGCCTGTGGGGCGGCCGGTTCGCCGGCGGTCCGAGCGACGCCCTGGCGGCCCTGAGCAAGAGCACGCACTTCGACTGGCGCCTGGCGCACTACGACCTGGCGGGGTCGCGGGCGCACGCGCGGGTGCTGCACAAGGCCGGGCTGCTCTCCGACGACGACCTGGAGACGATGCTGCGCGGCCTGCGTGAGCTGGCCGAGGACGTCACCTCCGGTGCCTTCGCCCCGGCCGAGGACGACGAGGACGTGCACACCGCCCTGGAGCGGGGCCTCATCGAGCGCGTCGGACCCGAGGTGGGTGGCCGGCTGCGGGCCGGGCGTTCGCGCAACGACCAGATCGCCGCGCAGTTCCGGATGTACCTGCGCGACCAGGCCCGGCTCCTCGGGGCCAAGGTCCTCGACGTCGTCCACGCCCTGGTCGACCAGGCTGCCGAGCACGCCGAGGTCGCGATGCCGGGGCGGACCCACCTGCAGCATGCCCAGCCGGTGCTGCTGGCCCACCACCTGCAGGCCCATGGCTGGGCGCTGCTGCGAGACGTGGAGCGGCTGATCGACTGGGACCGGCGCGCCGCGGTCAGCCCCTACGGCTCCGGTGCCCTGGCAGGGTCGTCCCTCGGGCTGGACCCCGAGTCCGTGGCCCACGACCTGGGCATGCCCCGCTCGGTCGAGAACTCCATCGACGGCACCGCCTCGCGGGATTTCGCCGCCGAGTTCGCGTTCGTCGCGGCGATGACCGCGGTGGACATCTCCCGGCTGGCCGAGGAGGTCATCCTCTGGGCCACCGCCGAGTTCGCCTTCGTCACCCTCGACGACGCCTACTCCACCGGCTCCAGCATCATGCCGCAGAAGAAGAACCCCGATGTCGCTGAGCTCGCCCGTGGCAAGGCTGGCCGGCTCATCGGGGACCTGACCGGCCTGCTGGCCACGCTCAAGGGCCTGCCGCTCGCCTACAACCGCGACCTGCAGGAGGACAAGGAGCCGGTCTTCGACGCGATCGACACCCTGGAGGTGCTGCTCCCGGCCGTCTCCGGGATGGTGGCTACCCTCACCTTCCACCGGGAACGGATGGAGTCGCTGGCGCCGCAGGGCTTCTCCCTGGCCACCGACGTCGCCGAGTGGCTGGTGCGCGAGGGCGTGGCCTTCCGCGACGCCCACGAGATCGCCGGTGCCTGCGTGCGGCACTGCGAGGGGCAGGGGATCGGTCTGGAGGACCTCACCGACGAGGACCTGGCCCGGATCAGCGACCACCTGACCCCGGACGTCCGCTCGGTGCTCACCGTCCGCGGCTCCCTCGTCTCCCGCAACGCCCACGGCGGCACCGCGCCCGCCCGGGTCGGTGAGCAGCGCGCCCACCTGCTGAAGCAGGTCGCCCGCGCCCGGCACTGGGTGCAGGAGATGCCCCTGGTGCGCGACTGA
- a CDS encoding arginine repressor, producing MSSIPMTRGARHQRIADLLERHAVGSQGQLLDLLAEDGIIVTQATLSRDLVDLEAVKVRRGRQLVYAVPGQGGDLTPRPAQDSGEISARLARLCQELLVSARAVGNQVVLRTPPGAAQFLASAIDRSDAPDILGTIAGDDTILVITTDPAGGPGTAQRLLDLADDGTGERDPS from the coding sequence ATGAGTTCCATCCCGATGACGCGCGGAGCCCGGCACCAGCGGATCGCTGACCTGCTCGAGCGCCACGCGGTGGGCTCCCAGGGGCAGCTGCTCGACCTGCTGGCCGAGGACGGGATCATCGTCACCCAGGCCACGCTGTCCCGCGACCTGGTGGACCTGGAGGCCGTCAAGGTCCGGCGCGGCCGACAGCTCGTGTATGCCGTGCCCGGACAGGGGGGCGACCTCACGCCGCGACCGGCGCAGGACTCGGGAGAGATCAGCGCCCGGCTCGCCCGGCTGTGCCAGGAGCTGCTCGTCAGCGCGCGGGCCGTGGGCAACCAGGTCGTGCTGCGCACGCCGCCGGGCGCAGCCCAGTTCCTCGCCTCGGCCATCGACCGCAGCGACGCCCCGGACATCCTGGGCACCATCGCCGGCGACGACACGATCCTGGTGATCACCACCGACCCGGCCGGCGGCCCGGGGACGGCCCAACGGCTGCTCGACCTGGCCGACGACGGCACGGGTGAGCGCGACCCGAGCTGA
- a CDS encoding aminoglycoside phosphotransferase family protein, giving the protein MYGVRLAWADLPSDVRGWVGQVLGAEVVEAVSQPGGFSPGSADRVRTADGTRAFVKAVSSAQNPDSPGLHRREIGVLGTLAEVSAVPRLLDAYDDGDWVVLVVEDVEGTHPRLPWTAEELDRTLQAWADLATMPAPATWPALEVEVAGEFGGWRALMDGPPHGLDPWVAGRLDRLDALARRTLPRLAGDRVSHTDLRADNVLVDPGGDVRIVDWPWASRGAAWYDAAALLINVRWSGDLDVRPHLPAVRALGAGEEDVLGVLAGLGGFFLQASRRPPAPGLPTLRAFQAAQASAAVQLLRELGI; this is encoded by the coding sequence ATGTATGGCGTCCGCCTCGCCTGGGCGGACCTGCCCAGCGACGTGCGCGGCTGGGTCGGGCAGGTCCTGGGCGCCGAGGTGGTGGAGGCCGTCTCCCAGCCGGGCGGCTTCTCGCCCGGCTCGGCCGACCGGGTCCGCACCGCCGACGGCACCCGGGCCTTCGTCAAGGCCGTGAGCTCGGCACAGAACCCGGACAGCCCCGGCCTGCACCGCCGCGAGATCGGCGTGCTGGGGACCCTGGCTGAGGTGAGCGCGGTGCCACGCCTGCTGGACGCCTACGACGACGGTGACTGGGTGGTGCTCGTCGTCGAGGACGTGGAGGGCACGCACCCGCGCCTGCCCTGGACGGCCGAGGAGCTGGACCGCACCCTGCAGGCCTGGGCCGACCTGGCCACGATGCCGGCGCCCGCCACCTGGCCGGCGCTGGAGGTGGAGGTCGCTGGCGAGTTCGGTGGCTGGCGCGCCCTGATGGACGGCCCGCCGCACGGCCTGGATCCCTGGGTGGCGGGGCGTCTGGACCGGCTGGACGCACTGGCCCGACGGACCTTGCCCCGGCTGGCTGGGGACCGGGTCTCCCACACGGACCTGCGGGCGGACAACGTCCTGGTCGACCCGGGCGGTGACGTGCGCATCGTCGACTGGCCCTGGGCCAGCAGGGGGGCCGCCTGGTACGACGCCGCCGCCCTCCTGATCAACGTGCGGTGGTCCGGCGACCTGGACGTCCGGCCCCACCTGCCGGCTGTGCGCGCCCTCGGCGCAGGCGAGGAGGACGTGCTCGGGGTCCTCGCCGGGCTCGGCGGTTTCTTCCTGCAGGCCAGCCGCAGACCGCCGGCCCCCGGCCTGCCGACCCTCCGTGCCTTCCAGGCTGCCCAGGCCAGCGCGGCGGTCCAGCTGCTGCGGGAGCTCGGTATCTGA
- a CDS encoding SDR family NAD(P)-dependent oxidoreductase — protein MTSETASDRVAVVTGASRGIGAHLTRALLGAGWRVAGFSRSGGTPEGVEGMPFEAFSCDVTDEQAVDGTVADVMERYGRIDLLVNNAGAVEPEVPLWEADADAWWQVMVVNVRGPFLLTRAVVPHMIAAGGGRVINLNSGSGTRESALLTSYHASKSALARLTGGVALAGAEHGVLAFDLAPGVIESDMTHSMELHRGRTEWTDPEDLKALALALADGELDGFNGRFVRAGTDDLDELRRRSRSGLGEGERMLRLRPWGDDDPVG, from the coding sequence ATGACTTCCGAGACAGCCTCTGACCGCGTCGCCGTTGTCACCGGAGCCTCCCGCGGCATCGGTGCCCACCTCACCCGCGCGCTGCTCGGCGCCGGCTGGCGGGTCGCCGGGTTCTCCCGCTCGGGCGGGACCCCGGAGGGCGTGGAGGGTATGCCGTTCGAGGCGTTCAGCTGCGACGTCACCGACGAGCAGGCGGTCGACGGCACCGTGGCCGACGTCATGGAGCGGTACGGGCGCATCGACCTGCTCGTCAACAACGCCGGTGCCGTCGAGCCCGAGGTGCCGCTGTGGGAGGCGGACGCCGACGCCTGGTGGCAGGTCATGGTGGTCAACGTGCGGGGCCCGTTCCTGCTGACCCGGGCCGTGGTGCCGCACATGATCGCCGCCGGCGGTGGCCGGGTCATCAACCTCAACTCCGGTTCCGGCACCCGCGAGAGCGCCCTGCTCACCTCCTACCACGCCTCCAAGTCCGCCCTGGCCCGACTGACCGGTGGTGTCGCGCTGGCCGGCGCCGAGCACGGGGTGCTCGCCTTCGACCTGGCGCCCGGCGTCATCGAGTCCGACATGACCCACTCCATGGAGCTGCACCGCGGCCGCACCGAGTGGACCGACCCCGAGGACCTCAAGGCCCTGGCGCTCGCCCTCGCCGACGGGGAGCTCGACGGGTTCAACGGCCGCTTCGTCCGCGCCGGGACCGATGACCTCGACGAGCTGCGCCGCCGCTCCCGTTCCGGTCTGGGCGAGGGCGAGCGGATGCTGCGCCTGCGGCCCTGGGGCGACGACGACCCGGTGGGCTGA